One window of the Pirellulales bacterium genome contains the following:
- a CDS encoding TrmH family RNA methyltransferase: protein MTEFIHQRHKPPTRLDRRREIVLACAPLRSNVNLSHIVRTAGCAGVERLICCGHAKIIDKIARDGADSVRIEVHRTLLPVLRELKQSGYHLVGLEQTTGSKDLHSYAFARETALIVGNERLGLTKEELRLVDDVVEIPVYGLPYAYNVATATAIALYEYCRQFSAG from the coding sequence ATGACCGAATTCATCCACCAGCGCCACAAGCCGCCGACGCGTCTCGATCGGCGGCGCGAAATAGTTCTTGCATGCGCGCCGCTGCGGAGCAACGTCAATCTTTCGCACATCGTTCGCACGGCCGGCTGCGCGGGCGTCGAACGCCTGATCTGCTGCGGCCATGCGAAGATAATCGACAAGATCGCCCGCGACGGTGCCGACAGCGTGCGAATCGAAGTCCATCGCACGCTCCTCCCCGTGCTCCGCGAATTGAAGCAGTCTGGCTACCATCTGGTCGGATTGGAACAAACCACCGGCTCGAAAGACCTTCACTCGTACGCCTTCGCGCGCGAAACCGCCTTGATCGTCGGCAACGAACGGCTGGGGCTAACCAAAGAAGAACTTCGACTGGTCGATGACGTGGTTGAAATCCCCGTCTATGGCCTCCCTTACGCCTACAACGTCGCCACCGCCACCGCGATAGCCCTTTACGAGTATTGCCGCCAGTTTTCGGCAGGTTAG
- a CDS encoding adenylosuccinate synthase — MPGTCVIGLQWGDEAKGKLVDLLTEHHDIVVRYQGGANAGHTVVAAGQTYKLSLIPSGILTPGVLSVITGGVVIHPQSLLSEIDGLVARGVEVGKNLVISDRAHVIFPWHIAEDRALDSSLSGGEAIGTTQRGIGPCYQDKVGRSYAVRLGDMYRDNFAERINHIVAAKNRSLAGLNGHAGDAIFDPQKVYSEYREHAERLKPFVADTTALLLDAVESGKRLLFEGAQGALLDIDHGTFPFVTSSNSSGVGVSSGSGVPAHWIKNVIGVLKAYSTRVGGGPFPTEQDNATGLHLRERGNEYGTVTRRPRRCGWFDAVAARYTARLSGVDFLAIMLLDVLSEMEEIKICHAYEIDGRRVTQFPSHVDDLRRAKPVYESLPGWLEEIRGVRRMSDLPENARAYLARLSELVGQPVEVVSVGPDREQTIFAMSAGALVGSG, encoded by the coding sequence TTGCCGGGCACGTGCGTCATCGGTTTGCAGTGGGGAGACGAAGCCAAAGGGAAGCTCGTCGATCTGCTCACCGAGCATCATGACATCGTCGTGCGCTATCAAGGGGGCGCGAATGCCGGTCATACGGTCGTCGCGGCGGGGCAAACCTACAAGCTCTCGCTCATCCCCAGCGGAATTCTTACGCCAGGCGTCCTTTCGGTCATCACTGGCGGAGTAGTCATTCACCCGCAGAGCCTTCTCAGCGAGATTGACGGGTTGGTTGCCCGCGGCGTCGAAGTCGGCAAGAACCTGGTGATTAGCGACCGAGCGCATGTAATTTTTCCGTGGCACATCGCCGAAGACCGTGCGCTCGATTCGAGCCTGTCCGGCGGCGAGGCGATCGGCACTACCCAGCGCGGTATCGGCCCTTGCTATCAGGACAAGGTCGGCCGCTCATATGCCGTCCGTCTCGGCGACATGTATCGCGACAATTTCGCCGAGCGAATCAACCACATTGTCGCTGCGAAGAATCGGTCGCTTGCCGGGCTAAATGGCCATGCCGGCGACGCGATCTTCGATCCGCAAAAGGTTTATTCGGAGTATCGCGAGCATGCCGAGCGGCTGAAACCGTTTGTGGCCGATACGACGGCGTTGTTGCTGGACGCGGTCGAGAGCGGCAAACGGCTGCTTTTCGAGGGAGCGCAGGGTGCACTCTTGGACATCGATCACGGCACCTTTCCCTTCGTCACCAGCAGCAATAGTTCCGGGGTCGGCGTGTCGAGCGGCTCGGGTGTGCCGGCGCACTGGATCAAGAACGTGATCGGAGTGCTCAAGGCGTATTCGACGCGCGTCGGCGGCGGGCCTTTCCCCACCGAACAAGACAACGCCACCGGCCTGCATCTCCGCGAGCGCGGCAATGAATACGGCACGGTGACGCGCCGCCCGCGCCGCTGTGGCTGGTTCGACGCGGTGGCCGCTCGCTATACAGCGCGGCTGAGCGGAGTGGACTTCCTGGCGATCATGTTGCTCGACGTGCTGAGCGAGATGGAGGAGATCAAGATTTGCCACGCCTATGAGATCGACGGCCGCCGCGTGACGCAGTTTCCCAGCCACGTCGATGATTTGCGCCGCGCAAAGCCCGTGTATGAATCGCTACCCGGTTGGCTGGAGGAAATCCGCGGCGTCCGACGGATGAGCGATCTGCCGGAAAACGCCCGGGCCTATCTGGCCCGATTGAGCGAATTGGTCGGGCAACCGGTCGAAGTCGTGTCCGTGGGACCAGACCGCGAGCAGACGATCTTCGCGATGTCGGCCGGCGCGCTCGTCGGCTCGGGATAG